One Aliiroseovarius sediminilitoris DNA window includes the following coding sequences:
- a CDS encoding TFIIB-type zinc ribbon-containing protein, which yields MKCPIDGTDLLMTERHGVEIDYCPECRGVWLDRGELDKIIEKATPAVVLPNPDPAPTDPPDLPGPITTDTPVAARREGRDDRRYKKPSRKYRYDDDDDDDDYRHAKRYKRRRGKSILSEIFDFD from the coding sequence ATGAAATGCCCGATTGATGGAACTGATCTTTTGATGACGGAACGTCACGGGGTCGAAATCGACTATTGCCCCGAATGCCGGGGTGTCTGGCTTGACCGGGGCGAACTGGACAAGATCATAGAAAAGGCGACCCCTGCCGTGGTGCTTCCCAATCCTGATCCGGCCCCGACCGATCCGCCCGACCTGCCGGGACCGATCACCACCGACACGCCCGTGGCGGCCCGCCGCGAAGGTCGGGATGATCGGCGGTATAAAAAGCCATCGCGCAAGTATCGGTATGACGATGACGACGACGATGATGATTACCGCCATGCGAAGCGTTACAAACGCAGGCGCGGAAAGTCGATCCTGTCCGAAATATTCGACTTCGATTGA
- a CDS encoding antibiotic biosynthesis monooxygenase family protein translates to MPKISKAPDYQTVITTFEMTPGTCQDLLDALTDAYHQFISKQPGFVGAGLHVNDAQTRIANYSQWKRREDFQAMLRTDEMRERNRVIATLCKSFEPVMYDVFETFD, encoded by the coding sequence ATGCCCAAAATCAGCAAAGCCCCCGATTATCAAACTGTTATCACCACGTTCGAAATGACGCCCGGCACCTGTCAGGATTTGCTGGACGCGCTGACCGATGCCTATCATCAGTTCATTTCAAAGCAGCCCGGTTTCGTCGGGGCCGGTCTTCATGTCAACGACGCTCAGACCAGGATCGCCAACTATTCGCAATGGAAGAGGCGCGAGGATTTTCAGGCCATGCTGCGCACTGATGAAATGCGCGAGCGTAATCGCGTAATTGCGACCCTGTGCAAAAGTTTCGAGCCGGTCATGTATGACGTGTTTGAAACCTTCGACTAA
- a CDS encoding rhodanese-like domain-containing protein → MKHTIAFLTAVMLATPALADGVNIRPDMPSVTVETVSGPVEISRNPDQDNQITGEWARTSRACPNFCVQPMVPAPGVTPIGELELLEMLQDPEVIVVDSRVPADHAGGTIPGAISIPYNEAADRLDELGCEIDFDGFDCEGAKPVALFCNGNWCGQSPTAARRMIEAGFPADKINYYRGGMQAWRLLGLTVSDPQ, encoded by the coding sequence ATGAAACATACAATTGCTTTTCTGACGGCAGTGATGTTGGCAACTCCTGCATTGGCGGATGGGGTGAATATCCGTCCGGACATGCCGTCGGTGACGGTCGAAACCGTCTCTGGCCCAGTGGAAATTTCGCGCAATCCCGATCAGGACAACCAGATAACAGGGGAATGGGCACGGACCTCTCGCGCCTGCCCGAATTTTTGTGTGCAACCGATGGTGCCCGCGCCCGGAGTGACACCAATCGGTGAGCTTGAGTTGCTTGAGATGTTGCAAGATCCCGAGGTGATCGTGGTGGACAGCCGCGTGCCGGCCGATCACGCAGGTGGCACCATCCCCGGCGCGATCTCGATCCCCTATAACGAAGCGGCAGATCGTCTGGATGAATTAGGGTGCGAGATTGATTTTGACGGGTTCGATTGTGAGGGCGCAAAACCCGTTGCACTGTTCTGTAACGGCAATTGGTGCGGTCAGTCGCCAACCGCCGCGCGTCGGATGATCGAAGCGGGCTTTCCCGCCGACAAGATCAATTATTATCGTGGTGGGATGCAGGCGTGGCGGTTGCTGGGTCTTACCGTGTCAGATCCCCAGTGA
- a CDS encoding YdcF family protein has translation MTRVAIVLGAAVRPDGSPSPALLRRARAAAGLYGDGKVSKIIASGGVPRAGRSEASVIGEVCKQAGVPTSAIMIEEASSNTLENIKYSKALLPPDAQVVLVTDRYHAFRARLTAREFGLTPECFSPALRPNRIDRIIRGYLREAAAVLLYAMRRAQRFISRQSL, from the coding sequence ATGACCCGCGTTGCCATTGTGCTGGGTGCGGCGGTGCGACCGGATGGATCGCCGTCGCCCGCACTTCTGCGGCGCGCAAGAGCTGCGGCTGGCCTCTATGGGGACGGGAAGGTTAGTAAGATCATCGCATCCGGCGGCGTGCCCCGCGCGGGCCGCAGCGAAGCCAGCGTAATTGGTGAGGTTTGCAAACAAGCCGGGGTTCCGACATCGGCCATCATGATCGAGGAAGCGTCGAGCAACACGCTGGAAAACATCAAATACTCCAAAGCATTACTGCCGCCCGACGCGCAGGTGGTCCTGGTCACGGATCGCTATCACGCGTTTCGGGCACGATTGACAGCCCGCGAGTTTGGATTGACCCCGGAGTGCTTTTCACCAGCACTGCGCCCGAACAGGATTGACCGGATCATCCGGGGCTATCTCAGAGAAGCCGCCGCCGTCTTGCTCTATGCCATGCGCCGCGCGCAGCGGTTTATTTCGCGACAGTCACTGTAA
- a CDS encoding ABC transporter transmembrane domain-containing protein, translating into MARQAGASSVEMDEREKSKRIGALAGLWPFMQPYRFWILAAFCALVFTAGISLTLPIAVRRVVDGFGDATTQLLDRYFLAALAVASLLALGTGLRYYLVTRLGERVVADIRKAVFGRVVGMSPAFYENIMTGEVLSRITTDTTLILSVIGSSVSVALRNVFIFLGGMVLMLLTSAKLTGLVLLIVPIVIVPIIVLGRRLRVLGRENQEWIAKSSGNASEALLSVQTVQAFTHEDLSRGEFSGLTEESFISAKRRIGTRAVMTVIVISLIFSGVVGVLWIGMRDVTAGNISIGALVQFVIYSVMVAGAVGALSEIWSELQRAAGATERLVELLNAEDAVKDPVNPIAITKRPKGAIEFDDVTFHYPARPNQAALEGISLNVAPGETLALVGPSGAGKSTIIQLIQRFYDPEDGAVMLDGVDLRQMRRDEFRKYVALVPQDAVIFAASARENIRFGRPDATDAEVEAAARAAAAHEFLERLPEGYDTYVGERGVMLSGGQKQRIAIARAILRDAPILLLDEATSALDAESERLVQQAVDELAQGRTTLIVAHRLATVKKADRIVVFDEGRIVAQGTHDELVAQDGLYARLARLQFTEGMA; encoded by the coding sequence ATGGCAAGACAGGCAGGTGCGTCCAGCGTTGAAATGGACGAACGCGAGAAATCCAAACGTATTGGCGCGCTGGCTGGGCTGTGGCCGTTCATGCAGCCTTATCGGTTCTGGATATTGGCTGCGTTCTGCGCGCTGGTGTTTACGGCTGGAATTTCGTTGACCCTGCCAATCGCGGTGCGCCGGGTCGTGGATGGGTTTGGCGACGCGACGACCCAACTGCTCGACAGGTACTTTCTGGCAGCACTCGCCGTTGCCAGCTTGCTCGCCCTTGGGACGGGGTTGCGCTACTATCTCGTGACCCGGTTGGGTGAACGCGTGGTTGCGGATATCCGCAAGGCTGTCTTTGGTCGCGTCGTCGGAATGAGCCCGGCCTTTTATGAAAACATCATGACCGGCGAAGTGCTGAGCCGGATCACGACTGACACCACGTTGATCCTGTCGGTGATCGGATCGTCGGTGTCGGTCGCGCTGCGCAACGTGTTCATCTTCCTGGGCGGTATGGTTTTGATGCTGCTGACTTCGGCAAAGTTGACCGGGCTTGTGCTTTTGATCGTGCCAATAGTGATCGTGCCAATCATCGTTCTGGGGCGGCGTTTGCGTGTGCTGGGCCGCGAAAACCAGGAATGGATCGCCAAAAGCTCGGGCAATGCGTCCGAGGCGCTGCTGTCGGTCCAGACCGTTCAAGCCTTCACCCACGAGGACCTGAGCCGAGGCGAGTTTTCCGGGCTGACCGAGGAAAGCTTTATATCGGCCAAGCGCCGGATTGGCACACGTGCCGTGATGACGGTGATCGTGATTTCGCTGATCTTCTCGGGCGTTGTTGGGGTCTTGTGGATTGGGATGCGCGATGTGACGGCGGGCAATATCTCGATCGGGGCACTGGTGCAGTTCGTGATCTATTCGGTCATGGTGGCCGGGGCCGTTGGTGCCCTGTCGGAAATCTGGAGCGAGCTGCAACGCGCTGCTGGGGCGACTGAACGTCTGGTCGAGCTTTTGAACGCCGAAGATGCGGTCAAGGATCCGGTCAACCCGATTGCCATCACCAAACGGCCCAAAGGCGCGATCGAGTTCGATGACGTCACCTTCCACTATCCCGCACGCCCAAATCAGGCGGCTTTGGAGGGGATATCGCTGAACGTAGCTCCCGGCGAAACGCTCGCACTGGTCGGCCCGTCCGGCGCGGGCAAGTCGACGATCATCCAACTGATCCAACGGTTCTATGACCCCGAGGACGGGGCGGTGATGCTGGACGGCGTCGACCTGCGCCAGATGCGCAGGGACGAGTTCCGCAAATACGTGGCGCTGGTGCCGCAGGACGCGGTGATCTTCGCAGCCTCTGCGCGCGAGAACATCCGCTTCGGCCGTCCCGATGCGACAGACGCCGAGGTCGAAGCCGCCGCCCGCGCCGCCGCCGCGCACGAGTTCCTGGAACGGCTGCCCGAAGGTTATGACACCTATGTGGGTGAACGCGGCGTGATGCTGTCGGGGGGGCAGAAACAGCGCATCGCCATCGCCCGCGCCATCCTGCGCGACGCGCCGATCCTGCTGCTGGACGAGGCGACATCGGCGCTGGACGCCGAAAGCGAGCGTCTGGTGCAACAGGCCGTGGACGAGCTGGCGCAAGGCCGCACCACGCTGATCGTGGCGCACCGGCTGGCCACGGTAAAAAAGGCGGATCGGATCGTCGTCTTTGACGAAGGGCGTATCGTGGCGCAAGGCACACATGATGAACTGGTTGCGCAAGACGGTCTCTATGCCCGGCTGGCACGTTTGCAATTTACCGAAGGTATGGCCTGA
- a CDS encoding acyl-CoA synthetase, producing the protein MYDFGSMKDRNAVEAEMSWDARDKPVTLYQMLEQTAKKFPERPAASYQLTSGPTDAKETVTWRQMLERSCQAANLFRSLGIGEKDVVAFLLPNCNETIYTLMGGGIAGIVNPINPLLDAEQVSGILRETGAKVLVTLKSFPKADVAQLAAKSVAMAPNVHTVLEIDLNRYLSPPKSWLVPLLRPKNPVAHKARVLDFVAEMSRQNTTLDFTDTPEDRVAAYFHTGGTTGTPKVAQHKYSGMVYNGWLGSSLLFDENDVIICPLPLFHVFAVHVIWMSVLMAGSHFVHPTPAGYRGEGVFDNFWKLVERYKVSFMITVPTAISALMQRPVDADVSSLKTAFSGSAPLPIELYNRFVAATGVTIVEGYGLTEATCLVSCNPPAGDKKVGSVGVPFPYTDVKILTCDDDGNVLKEHDVDEVGEICLSNPGVFAGNTYTEEAKNQGLFAYGSHLRTGDLGRLDEDGYLWITGRAKDLIIRGGHNIDPAEIEEVLAGHDAVAFVGAIGQPDSYSGELPCAYVELVGGAQVTTDELMDFAKKHIHEKAALPKHIEILDELPKTAVGKVFKPELRKSAITRVYDKALEDAGHDAHVVEVIDDKKRGLVARLRATGDVDHEAVAQCLGEFTRPFEWMD; encoded by the coding sequence ATGTATGATTTTGGCTCGATGAAAGACCGCAACGCGGTCGAAGCCGAGATGAGTTGGGATGCGCGCGACAAGCCCGTCACGCTGTATCAAATGTTGGAACAGACCGCAAAGAAATTCCCGGAACGGCCCGCGGCGTCGTATCAGCTGACATCCGGGCCAACCGACGCCAAGGAAACCGTGACATGGCGGCAAATGCTGGAACGGTCCTGCCAGGCGGCGAACCTGTTTCGGTCGCTGGGGATCGGCGAAAAAGATGTTGTCGCCTTCCTGTTGCCCAATTGTAACGAGACGATTTACACCCTCATGGGTGGCGGCATTGCTGGGATCGTAAACCCGATCAACCCGCTTCTGGACGCCGAGCAGGTCTCGGGCATCCTGCGTGAAACCGGAGCCAAGGTGCTGGTGACGCTGAAATCTTTCCCGAAGGCCGATGTTGCACAACTGGCGGCCAAGTCCGTGGCGATGGCGCCGAACGTGCATACCGTGCTAGAGATCGACCTGAACCGTTACCTTAGCCCGCCGAAAAGCTGGCTGGTGCCGCTTCTGCGACCGAAGAACCCGGTCGCCCACAAGGCGCGTGTTCTGGATTTCGTGGCCGAGATGTCGCGCCAGAATACCACCCTCGATTTCACCGATACGCCGGAAGATCGCGTCGCCGCCTATTTCCACACCGGCGGCACGACCGGCACGCCGAAAGTGGCGCAGCACAAATACTCTGGCATGGTCTATAACGGTTGGCTTGGATCGAGCCTGCTGTTTGACGAAAATGACGTGATAATCTGTCCCTTGCCGCTGTTTCACGTCTTTGCAGTGCATGTGATCTGGATGTCGGTTCTGATGGCAGGCAGCCATTTCGTGCATCCGACCCCTGCGGGCTATCGCGGCGAAGGGGTGTTCGACAATTTCTGGAAACTCGTCGAGCGCTACAAGGTTAGCTTCATGATCACCGTCCCGACTGCCATTTCGGCGCTGATGCAGCGGCCGGTGGACGCGGATGTTTCGTCGCTCAAAACCGCGTTTTCTGGTTCCGCCCCGCTGCCGATCGAGCTTTACAACCGCTTTGTTGCGGCAACCGGTGTCACGATTGTTGAAGGCTACGGGCTGACCGAAGCCACCTGTCTTGTGTCCTGCAACCCGCCAGCGGGCGACAAGAAAGTCGGGTCGGTCGGTGTGCCATTTCCCTATACGGACGTGAAGATCCTGACCTGTGACGACGACGGGAATGTCCTGAAAGAACATGACGTGGACGAGGTGGGCGAGATATGCCTGTCCAACCCCGGCGTCTTTGCGGGCAACACCTATACGGAAGAGGCCAAGAACCAAGGTCTGTTCGCCTATGGCAGCCATCTGCGCACGGGCGATCTGGGCCGTCTGGACGAAGACGGCTATCTGTGGATCACCGGTCGCGCCAAGGATCTGATCATCCGGGGCGGACACAACATAGACCCGGCCGAGATCGAAGAGGTTCTGGCCGGTCACGACGCGGTGGCCTTCGTGGGGGCCATCGGACAGCCCGACAGTTATTCCGGGGAACTGCCATGCGCCTATGTCGAACTGGTCGGCGGCGCGCAAGTTACGACCGACGAGTTGATGGATTTCGCCAAGAAGCATATCCACGAAAAAGCCGCACTGCCCAAGCATATCGAGATTTTGGACGAACTGCCCAAGACCGCTGTTGGAAAAGTGTTCAAGCCCGAGCTGCGCAAATCCGCGATCACGCGGGTTTATGACAAGGCGTTGGAAGATGCCGGACATGACGCCCATGTGGTTGAGGTCATTGACGACAAGAAACGCGGGCTTGTGGCAAGATTGCGCGCGACGGGGGATGTGGATCACGAGGCCGTGGCGCAGTGCCTGGGCGAGTTTACCCGTCCGTTCGAGTGGATGGATTAA
- a CDS encoding outer membrane protein: MLKTFSYTAAAVALTATTALAGSLAEPTPEPTIAYAPAPAATPDWTGGYVGAQIGYADVGTTAAGVEGDGVIGGLTAGYDFDMGNWVAGVGIDYDWADVDLAGAANLENVLRVKARGGYKMGDGLLYATAGYANAYTDTLGDSDGYFVGAGYEQRVTSSFNIGAEVLYHEFADFNGSGIDVDATTIQLRGTYRF, from the coding sequence ATGTTGAAGACGTTTTCTTATACAGCCGCCGCCGTGGCGTTGACGGCGACTACCGCATTGGCTGGCAGTTTGGCGGAACCTACGCCTGAGCCGACGATCGCATACGCTCCTGCACCGGCCGCCACACCTGATTGGACAGGTGGCTATGTCGGTGCACAGATCGGCTATGCCGATGTTGGCACCACAGCCGCTGGCGTCGAAGGCGATGGCGTGATCGGCGGTCTTACTGCCGGTTACGATTTTGACATGGGCAACTGGGTTGCCGGTGTGGGCATCGACTATGACTGGGCCGATGTGGATCTTGCTGGCGCCGCCAACCTTGAGAACGTCCTGCGCGTCAAAGCGCGTGGCGGTTACAAGATGGGCGACGGGCTGCTTTACGCAACCGCCGGTTACGCCAATGCCTATACGGATACACTTGGAGACAGCGACGGCTATTTCGTCGGCGCTGGCTACGAACAGCGTGTCACAAGCTCGTTCAATATCGGTGCAGAAGTTCTGTATCACGAATTTGCTGACTTCAATGGCAGCGGTATCGACGTTGACGCGACCACGATTCAGTTGCGCGGCACCTACCGCTTCTGA
- a CDS encoding acyl-homoserine-lactone synthase, whose protein sequence is MQTTTLSFANLHNHGELFANLLRARRQSFIIQNRWDLPEALGMEFDQYDTPASRWVAVHEFGRVLAGIRLTPTTARCGIYTYMIRDAQLGLLDSIPSDLLYDDAPVAENIWESSRVFVAHDTPQRVRRLVHGHLISEMTKSARDLGATRVLGLIPASWPRWSKRLGLDTSAAGRVMEIDGINNQVVSIDLSGKLH, encoded by the coding sequence ATGCAGACGACCACACTTTCTTTCGCCAATTTACACAACCATGGCGAGTTATTTGCGAATCTACTTCGCGCTAGACGGCAAAGCTTTATCATTCAGAACCGTTGGGATCTTCCCGAAGCACTGGGAATGGAGTTCGACCAATACGACACGCCCGCCAGCCGTTGGGTGGCGGTCCATGAATTCGGCCGGGTTCTGGCTGGCATTCGGTTGACGCCGACCACGGCGCGTTGCGGGATTTATACCTACATGATCCGCGATGCGCAGCTGGGGCTGCTGGACTCGATCCCGTCGGACCTTCTGTATGACGACGCCCCGGTGGCCGAGAACATCTGGGAAAGCAGTCGGGTCTTCGTGGCGCATGATACGCCGCAGCGGGTGCGCCGCCTTGTCCATGGACACTTGATTTCCGAGATGACGAAGTCGGCCCGCGATTTGGGGGCCACGCGTGTTCTGGGCTTGATCCCGGCCAGTTGGCCCCGTTGGTCCAAGCGTTTGGGTTTGGACACCAGCGCCGCAGGACGGGTGATGGAAATTGATGGGATCAACAATCAAGTCGTGTCCATCGACCTGTCAGGCAAGCTGCACTGA
- a CDS encoding autoinducer binding domain-containing protein, translating into MSRNQAIDSLLDELEPMASAGYFVGLHIRFAAPLLTFQTYPQAWSDHYTRNAYALRDPMIAWGISRTGATRWSDIDLPDPFGILKDAARHGLVYGVCVSCGEISSRTVAGLARADREFTDEEIAAISGVVLRLHHVSQPPDTLTKAEIEALRVLASGERYAAGAVVLGISESALKARLSSARKKLFARTSAEAIQRAKDYRLI; encoded by the coding sequence ATGAGCCGGAATCAAGCGATAGACTCGCTGCTAGATGAATTGGAACCAATGGCCTCGGCGGGATATTTCGTCGGGCTGCATATTCGTTTTGCCGCACCTCTCCTGACCTTCCAAACATACCCGCAAGCCTGGTCCGATCACTACACGCGCAACGCCTATGCGTTGCGTGACCCGATGATCGCCTGGGGCATATCGCGCACCGGTGCCACGCGCTGGAGCGATATTGACCTGCCCGACCCGTTTGGCATCCTGAAGGATGCCGCTCGGCACGGGCTGGTCTATGGCGTCTGCGTGTCCTGTGGTGAAATCTCATCGCGGACGGTTGCAGGTTTAGCCCGGGCTGACCGGGAATTTACCGATGAAGAGATCGCCGCGATCAGCGGTGTCGTGCTTCGGCTTCACCATGTTTCACAACCCCCTGATACGCTGACCAAGGCCGAGATCGAAGCGCTTCGCGTGCTGGCATCGGGTGAACGCTATGCGGCAGGTGCGGTTGTGCTGGGCATTTCGGAAAGCGCGCTGAAGGCGCGTCTGTCCTCTGCCCGCAAGAAGTTATTTGCACGCACCTCGGCCGAGGCCATTCAGAGAGCTAAGGACTACCGACTGATCTAG
- the murA gene encoding UDP-N-acetylglucosamine 1-carboxyvinyltransferase — protein sequence MDSIVVTGGGELRGEIPIAGAKNACLTLMPATLLSEEPLTLTNAPRLSDIKTMTELLASLGAEATSMQDGQVLAMSSHDINNHVADYDIVRKMRASNLVLGPMLARLGHAVVSLPGGCAIGARPMDLHIFGLEKLGAEIELKDGYLHAKAPRGLKGTEIELAFASVGATENILMAATLAKGTTIIRNAAREPEIVDLADCLRKMGAQIDGDGTTEIVIQGVDRLHGATHPVVTDRIELGTYMLAPAIAGGEVECLGGRIDLVKSFVEKLDAAGIQVEETARGLKVTRKNGRVSAVDVTTEPFPGFPTDLQAQMMAMLCTAEGTSVLHETIFENRFMHAPELTRMGANIEVHGGTATVHGVKKLKGAPVMATDLRASVSLILAGMAAEGETVVSRVYHLDRGYEKVVRKLSSIGAKIERIKE from the coding sequence ATGGATTCGATAGTTGTGACCGGTGGTGGTGAACTGCGCGGCGAAATACCTATTGCGGGGGCAAAGAACGCGTGTTTGACGCTGATGCCGGCGACTCTGTTGTCGGAAGAGCCCTTGACGCTGACCAACGCGCCGCGCCTGTCAGATATCAAGACGATGACTGAATTGCTCGCCTCGTTAGGGGCTGAGGCGACGTCGATGCAGGACGGGCAGGTGCTGGCGATGTCGTCGCATGACATCAACAACCACGTGGCCGATTATGATATCGTACGAAAGATGCGCGCCTCGAACCTTGTGTTGGGGCCGATGCTGGCGCGGCTGGGGCATGCAGTTGTGTCGCTGCCCGGCGGCTGCGCGATTGGAGCGCGACCCATGGACCTGCACATTTTTGGGCTGGAAAAGTTGGGCGCAGAGATCGAGCTGAAAGACGGGTATCTGCATGCCAAGGCACCGCGTGGCCTTAAGGGGACCGAGATTGAACTGGCCTTTGCGTCTGTCGGGGCGACCGAGAATATCCTGATGGCGGCCACGCTGGCCAAAGGCACGACCATCATTCGCAACGCCGCGCGCGAGCCGGAAATCGTCGATCTGGCGGATTGCCTGCGCAAGATGGGCGCGCAAATTGACGGGGATGGCACGACCGAGATTGTCATTCAGGGCGTGGACCGCTTGCACGGCGCAACCCACCCGGTTGTCACTGATCGGATCGAACTTGGCACCTATATGCTGGCCCCCGCCATCGCGGGTGGTGAGGTCGAATGCCTGGGTGGTCGCATTGATCTGGTTAAAAGCTTTGTCGAAAAACTGGATGCTGCGGGCATTCAGGTGGAAGAAACCGCGCGCGGTTTGAAAGTCACGCGAAAGAACGGGCGCGTCTCGGCGGTCGATGTCACCACCGAACCCTTCCCCGGTTTCCCGACCGACCTTCAAGCGCAGATGATGGCGATGCTATGCACCGCAGAGGGCACATCGGTTCTGCACGAAACCATCTTCGAGAACCGCTTCATGCACGCACCTGAACTGACGCGTATGGGTGCGAATATAGAGGTGCATGGCGGCACGGCCACGGTGCACGGGGTCAAGAAGTTGAAAGGCGCGCCGGTCATGGCAACTGATCTCAGGGCGTCCGTGTCGCTGATCCTGGCGGGCATGGCGGCGGAGGGTGAAACCGTGGTCAGCCGCGTCTATCACCTTGATCGCGGGTATGAGAAGGTTGTGCGCAAACTGTCCTCAATCGGGGCCAAAATCGAACGGATCAAAGAATGA
- a CDS encoding DUF2948 family protein translates to MSDTDQDARFEDAAEAPLRLIAMDDEDLQVISTLVQDAVFPASEIAWDARHRRFALLLNRFRWEDTAAAKRRSRPVERVQSVLSVSDVLKVQSQGIERGNKDLILSLLSLSFVAAKDGMGLLELILAGDGAIALDVETLDVTLQDVTRPYVAPSRHTPEHPE, encoded by the coding sequence ATGAGCGATACAGACCAGGATGCCCGGTTTGAAGATGCGGCAGAGGCTCCGCTTCGCCTGATTGCGATGGACGATGAGGATCTGCAAGTGATCAGCACGCTGGTGCAGGACGCCGTATTCCCGGCATCAGAAATCGCGTGGGATGCGCGCCACAGACGCTTTGCCCTGTTGCTGAACCGCTTCCGATGGGAGGATACAGCCGCCGCGAAACGCCGGTCGCGCCCGGTCGAGCGGGTTCAGTCGGTGCTTTCCGTCTCGGATGTTCTAAAAGTGCAAAGTCAAGGAATTGAGCGCGGCAATAAAGATCTGATTTTATCGCTTCTGTCTTTGTCGTTCGTGGCGGCTAAAGATGGGATGGGGCTACTTGAACTGATCTTGGCAGGCGACGGAGCCATCGCGCTGGACGTCGAAACGCTGGATGTCACGCTTCAGGACGTCACCCGCCCTTATGTCGCGCCGTCGCGTCACACGCCTGAGCACCCGGAATAA
- the hisD gene encoding histidinol dehydrogenase: MPQFLNSKDADFEARFVDLLSMKREDSPEVDGIVADIIADVRARGDAAVIELTSKFDRLDLTPDTLRYTTDEIDAECAKVSDADRAALELAADRIRAYHARQIPDDQRWTDETGAELGWRWSAVSAAGLYVPGGLASYPSSVLMNAIPAKVAGVERLAITVPTPDGIANPLVLLAARIAGVDEIYRIGGAQAVAALAYGTETIAPVDKITGPGNAFVAAAKRRVFGKVGIDMIAGPSEILVIADGDNDPDWLALDLMSQAEHDESAQSLLITTDEVFGRKVAQAVDERLETLERREIAGASWRDFGAVIAVADLDEAAALSNRIAPEHLELCVADPEALSSKCIHAGAIFLGQWTPEAIGDYVGGPNHVLPTARSARFSSGLSVMDFLKRTTLARMTPAALSEIGPAAETLAISESLEAHGLSVRARLDALND, from the coding sequence ATGCCCCAGTTTCTGAACTCCAAAGACGCTGATTTCGAAGCACGTTTTGTCGACCTGCTGTCCATGAAACGCGAAGATAGCCCCGAGGTCGACGGCATCGTGGCCGACATTATCGCCGACGTGCGCGCCCGCGGGGATGCGGCGGTGATCGAACTGACGTCAAAATTTGATCGGCTGGACCTGACGCCCGACACCCTTCGGTATACGACGGATGAGATTGATGCGGAGTGTGCCAAGGTTTCGGACGCGGACCGCGCCGCGCTTGAACTGGCCGCAGACCGCATCCGCGCATATCATGCCCGCCAAATACCGGACGATCAGCGCTGGACGGATGAGACCGGGGCCGAGCTTGGCTGGCGTTGGTCGGCGGTATCTGCCGCAGGGCTTTATGTGCCCGGTGGCTTGGCCAGCTATCCGTCCTCGGTCCTGATGAACGCGATACCGGCCAAGGTGGCGGGGGTGGAGCGGCTTGCGATTACGGTGCCGACACCTGACGGGATCGCCAACCCGCTGGTGCTTCTGGCCGCGCGCATTGCCGGCGTGGACGAGATCTATCGCATCGGTGGCGCACAAGCCGTGGCGGCACTGGCCTATGGGACCGAGACGATCGCACCGGTCGACAAGATCACCGGGCCAGGTAACGCGTTTGTTGCCGCGGCCAAGCGCCGCGTGTTCGGCAAGGTGGGCATCGACATGATTGCCGGGCCCTCCGAGATATTGGTGATTGCTGATGGCGACAATGACCCCGACTGGCTGGCGTTGGACCTGATGAGCCAGGCCGAACACGACGAAAGCGCACAATCTTTGTTGATTACCACGGATGAGGTCTTTGGTCGCAAGGTTGCCCAGGCGGTTGATGAAAGGCTGGAGACATTGGAGCGGCGCGAGATCGCGGGCGCAAGCTGGCGCGATTTCGGGGCGGTGATCGCGGTCGCTGATCTGGACGAGGCCGCCGCCCTGTCCAATCGGATCGCGCCTGAACATCTTGAACTGTGCGTTGCCGACCCCGAGGCATTGTCAAGCAAGTGCATTCATGCTGGTGCGATCTTCCTTGGCCAATGGACGCCCGAAGCCATCGGCGATTATGTCGGTGGGCCGAACCACGTTCTTCCCACCGCAAGGTCGGCCCGGTTCAGCTCTGGTCTTTCGGTGATGGATTTCCTGAAACGCACCACGCTGGCCCGAATGACGCCGGCCGCATTGTCCGAAATCGGACCCGCAGCAGAAACGCTTGCCATTTCAGAAAGCCTTGAGGCACACGGGTTGTCCGTTCGCGCACGGCTTGACGCCCTTAACGATTGA